TGATTGCAGTAAGGCTTCCCATCGTGTTCAGCGTGACTGCCAGGGGTCAAGGTCTTGTTACATTTCTCGCACCGAAGACATGCCGCATGCCAGTCCTTGCCCAGGGACGTCTTCCTCTCGGCTGAAACATGCCAGGACCATCATTGTATGGCAGTATTTTCTGGGTTGGCAAGGATGATATCAAACACATCGTTCTAGCACCATGCTTCATCGTATTTAGAAATTGGGGTTAACATTTGAAATTAGAAAACAATCGAACAACACAATATAAGTTCTTGAAATGCTGTaaaaaattgtagacaaaattCCTGTCTCAGAAAAGCAAACTCTAAAtctacaaagaaaaaaaaattataggcaTTTTATGGATCCAGGATAAATTCCATTAGTCCCATGTAGGAAATAGGTACTAGTCTCtctaagagaaaaatttaaaaggtatgattgaattttgagtttgacTCCAGGTCATTTTTCTTTAATTGCAGCTTCGGTCTCAGACATGACTCCTGCATTCTGGAGTCAGGTTCGTCTGAAGACATCCAAAGAAGTCGACTCAAGAAGGTTCTTTGGCAcagactttctttggatctctgcaataaaaggaaaatgatggagctaaactcaaaattcaattaaatcaacccttcctaccatagctgcgttatgtatAAAAGTTATGATTGTTCTTTCGACTGATAATCGAATTCTGATGACAACTGAAGCACATAGCTACGATTATTAGTAAACAGTTATTAAAACAGCAGTATAACAGTTCACCATTTATCTACAGTATTAAGAATTTAACAACTTCATAGCATTAACAACCACTTTGTTTAACTGGTTATCCTTTAGCTTCGTTCGCCTTGATTGTCCTAACAAGTCTAACATATTCAAGCAGGAAGTATCAATTACCGAGAGGGTTGGATGTTTGAGTTTGAGTTAGCGATTAGGTCCGATTCCTTCCTTGCCATCCACTGCCTATTAAGACTGTACACATAGCGTAGAACTGGTTCACctatatttcttgttattattcATTACAGATCTCAGAAAACTAATGGGTGGAGAATAGGAAGACAACGATtacgaaaaaattaatttagatagACGGACAGAAAGATTTACCTTTCACCTTTTGAACCAAAATCAATAGTTATTCTTTGGACCAAGATGAACCTATGTATCAAAATTGAAGTCGCTAGGACTATTCTAACGAGAGTTTTGCATACATGGGCAGAAGGATAAATATACAGAGAGAAGGACTCTCCTTTGACCTTTTGACGCCAAAATCAATAATGGTCTTCTTTAGACAAATATGAACCTATGTATCAAAATTGTTGCTAGAACTTTCTACCGAGAGTTATTTTATAGAACGACGGACAGACGAACTGACAACGACGGTTTCAAAAAGCCCCTGGCGTGATCTTAATAATTACCTTTGCAGGCAAACACTCAACTTTTGTTACCAACAAGCATATAACACATTCATTCATCACGTCCTTTCATCTTTCATCAATAATTTTCCTCATTACGCACTCAAAAGATCGataaaaaacatctaaaataattATCATCCGCATTGTTCCATCGTTGGACAATGTTTGTCAGAGCAGTCTAAAGAGAAAACTTGTCGATCCGCCTATCTTTCTTTTCTTGTTGTAATTACAAAGGAGACCAAGACAGAGACGGGAGACAATGCCGGCTCCGTATATTGTCATTGTTAGCAGCCAAGAGAGCTAATAAAGAGTCCACAACGTAATGTGAAGATGGCGGCCGTTATATGCACTCATCAACTGTTTCTGTCTCTCTCTATCTATCACCTCTCTCACTGTCTGTTGCACATATTCTTTTCCTATTGACACAAGTCATTCTGCGATATGACAAAACCCTTGTTTCCTCATTATTTTCGCTTCTTCTTTTAGGAGCCGGTTGCAGTTTGGTTTTAAATCCATACCAAAATTTATCCATACAATGAACAAGTCAATCATCATTACCGACTAAGACATGGTCAAATTACATTATCCAATCcatctttttacattttatggaGCATTTTACTCTTATATTATCTAATAAACTCCCTGTTATATAAATGATGTATTAATATTCCAATAATAATATTCccatttaaaattggaaaagtCTATCTCCAAATTCAGAAGTACCCTAAAACAGCAACTTATTACCCGGGAAAATTACAGTGTTTCTGACTTTTTTGGAATAGAactttaattattgatatttttattacaggGATGTACGGTTATATATTGTAGATATATAATATTGTAGATTatatgtatgaaatttaattaattgattttattgtaggTTAGCATAATTTATATGACAAACTGACATGTCATATGTTTACATTTGTCATATTAGTGTAATGTGAACTAATatgactaataaatataaataaaataaaaaatacgtttgGGTGAGGATTGGTAATAATACTCCGCCTAGAAACCTTTTTGAGTTTATGATACaaacttaattaaacaataagCATTAATGTAGAGTACAAAGCACTGAGATATTATTATCTATGTTTTGATGTTTTGCGATTAGGTAACTATGTTTTAGGCCTACTCATGTTGTTTCGTACCTTAAAACTTAATAAGTGTTTCTTTATTTACCTTTTCGATGGGAACAAAAATAATGTGTACTTAGGTATATTTAATAGAATCCGACAAATTCAATCACAGTCAAGAACCAATTTTCATTCTGGCGCTAAAAGTAAGAAAGTGCCATATGACCCAATGCCTCacgtacaaataaataaattattcatacaacACAGTTTCCTGAAATAGGTAGAGGAATTTCCTCTAAGAAAGTAAACCGCTGTATATGGTGGGGGGTCGAAATAAAAGGATTTCTATAGGCTAGAAATATCAAACCATATTCTTTTCTCTTATCGTATTTTTAACTTGATACACCAACTGTCACATACGtcataaaaattcaaaaccaCGTCAGTCATATAAAACCAACTACGTGGCATTAATGACGACTTCTGTCTCTATAATCGTTAACTGAaggtgaaataactattatttaaaggttgcatttaaatttgtaaagctaaaaatgttttaaccctttcgataacCATTCCACTTCGCCCCCAACCCAAACCAGTGGCATTTGACGACCAATTTCTGAAATCTCACACTATCATAGActttcaaaacaaactctttgcatagtttcgacatcaaagGCACCAAGGCCATTAATGAGGCCTGCCTGGTTATTCAGAAGCCATCCATCCAGTGTAATTTAGatgaataggtattctcattttctcatcaggaATCACACTCACGTTAAGTACTCCGGATATATTACTTGCACATATGTTTGACAAGTTCCTAAGCCATTTCCTTTCACTGAAAATACCCAAATTATTGACTGTTTCTAATTGACATAAAGGAAAAAATGAAAATGCCTCACATTATTTCTATCATTGACGCCGTTTTGCGCTCCTAATTTAAATCTGGTACTTCAGTATATCAATTGTAATTCCAACTGTGACTTCCTGGGTCTAAATACGTTTATAGAACATGGCTTATTTACTAAGTCTTACGTTTTATATGCGCTTACGAAAATATCTATAACGATATTTATTGGACACTTCGCTGGAAGCTCCGAAGAGATTGATATTGGTTTTGAGTACAGCATGAAATGAGCGTCACCTCCACTTAAAGTGAGTGTGGGCTTGCATTATTAGGAATGCAAGTAGAATCGTCGACATCAGAATTGTCTGCAGGAGTTCCCACAGGAGACATCACTGCCATCGGACCTCAATCAGATAGCAATTAATTTCAAAGATGACGCGGAGAGTGTGACTCCTTGACGGTTAAGTAATTGCTGCAATTGTCGAAGGCGCTAGTAGACGTGCTGGAGTCCCCGAGGAAGGCCAAGGGTTAGGCCTACTGCGAGAGAGTCGCGGCGCCGGGGGATGCACCACTGCAAGTGCCAATCACCGCTAATGCGTCCACACAAAGCCGTCTCCTGGGATCTCACACATATGCGGTCGGAGTTGGGTACTTTGCTAAAATATCTCACCACTTTGTTTTTGGCTGGAAGCTATTCCCTTCCTTACCTGAGGGTGATCCTAATTCAATAAAGACTAATGCTGGCATAAGGTAAGAACTGTCCGCTGTACAAGACTGTACACTACTACAAAAACTGTACAGAGATTGTGTCTGAACTTATGGTTAATTTTTAAGAGGTTTTGTCTTGTAAGATTTTCCCTCAGAACGCAAAATAAACCGTAAAGAAAGTATGAATATatcaatgttgttttaataaaagctGCACTGTTTTGACATATTTGCAGGGAAAGAGGTTTAAGGTTTAAGGAGTGCAATATTTACTTTTGGCCTTCACAAAGATATTTCCAGGCATATTCTCCATTACAATACACAGCATTTTATGATTTATGTTGAGTTATAAAAGATGGATATGCCATCAAATTGTGCGTGTAAATGGAATCCAGAATGTTCAGAGTTATTAACTAAAAGTACAATCTCAATAATCCGATATAACGGAGTATCGAAGAACCCGATAGTACGTAACAAAAGTACTAACTGGTGCATTTAACTAACTGGCGCAACTAACTAACTGGCACATCTAACTAACAAGCGCATCTACATAACTGACTGTAAGAGCAATTTTGTTGTCCTTGCACCTTTTGAAACCTACgtaaaaatttctaaaagtttctAGAACCTTTCAATTAAGAATTATCATAGGTAAACCACGCTAATTTAAAGACCTGTCAGTTAATAAACTAGGTAaatcatttttatcaaaaactataCTTATAAATAGAAAGTACCTGaatcttaagaaatatttcttgGTAATCTATTGAAACAGTTGGGTCAGATAAGAGATTAACGAGTTAGCTGTACAATTATGACTTTAGTATGTTTGAAATAGTAAGGGTTGTACGAAAtcctatattattatatgttaatattatataactgaGAATTAACTAATTCTGAGACCATTCCTTGGCATCGTGTTCGccaaaaactgtttcaaaaagtataataaagaATGTATGACCACAGTACTCTAAAATTCTCCCATCAAATGGAACGACGGTCCTGGATAAGTAAGAAAACTCATCTCAGATTAGTCAGTGGCCTGAAaggaactttaaaaaatatttgaaaaggggTTTTGAAAAAGCTCGAAGAGGAGAAGGGCTCATTCCCTAGCGAAAGAGAGAGCGAGAGGGAGACATATGAAAGTGGCAATCAGGCCTAATGCGTCTCCCGACAATGCCGCCCTCTCCGGCTTCACGCACCCCAATTAGTTCTGGCTGCGTAAGGAACCGCGTGCGTGTGGTGTGCACTCTAAATAGCTAGGGACATAACGTGTGTTTGCTCCGACATACGTACTCACCTCGGAGTTCCCTCAGGAACACACGGAGTTCCCGCGGGAAAACTGAAGTCATCGAAATACATCTTGGCGCATGGAATGtacaattcaatatttactatgGAATATCCTGCCTGATTTGCAGACCAACTTTGCCACGCCCCCCTCCCCCTTTCTTTGTTCCATACTGATGACTGGCAGAGAATTTTCATTTGGAATTATTATAAATGTCTAAGGCATATTATCAGTGCGGTATGTAAAAATTGAGGGAGGAGACGGCAACGTGAACTGACATGttaacatttcttaatattataacatcctcAAACCCAGTGCACGCTGTAGTGTACAGGAGTTTCTTACTCAATTCAAACCTGGATTAATGctaagtaaaacaaaacaagaattttCACTCTTATGACTAGTGTTATCAAATGTACAAAAGCCAAATACGTGGAAAATTAAAGCTATTTTTGTGGtcatatattgtttaatacaagGATATTCCATTATAATAAACATCAAATTGATGAAAGATATTAGATCTTAAAATTTAATGGAATTGTAACACAAGTTTGGAGGATGTTATCCATTTCAGGTTAGTAAAATAAACGCTGGCCAATCGTAAAATTGTGTACTATACTGTACTCTGAAgtgtttacaaagtttatttattggTAGAAAGAAATGAGAACACAATTCAACAACATTTGAGAAGGCTATAAACAAACAGGCTGAACTAGTTCCAGAACTCACCACCAGGGAGAAGCACTAAATACAACTGATGTTTGAGGCACAGCCTAGTGTACAATttggttttttgaaaaataatcacTTTGACAACtgttgaaaaattatgttttttcgTGTACAGTATAATGTGCTATCTTgatatgttatgtaaaaataatttgaaaaataatgtctGAGAAACGTGTTATTTCTATgacataactattttaattagttaGGCTCCACCAGACGTTTCTTAAGGGAAATCAGTCCAAACCAATTTGCAAATTTATATTAGCCTCCCCCGGAATCGAACTCGTGACCTCTTGAATAGAAAGCCGCAGCCTTGCCTTGACGATCATTCTTATATTAGTGACGGTCGTCTCTGGCATATCTCCGAAACGAATTTTGGCTAACACCTTTCACTGTAGGTCTATATCAACCAAGCACATAATAAATGATGCCTGACTTAATTGCCCTAATTTAATTTGGTAAGTGTGATACTCGTAAACATGCTTATGATAGGTTTGTGATAACCAAATAAGTCAATGTAGGTGACCCTGATATAGCTTttccaattttgtatttattagtataaaatacaaatcaattaGAAGCATGAGCCTTCCCGCCGCGCAGCTCACGGTCGAAATGACATTCTTTAGGCTTGGGGAAGTAACTAATACAAATCCAAAAATTCTGAATTAAGATTTGCGAAATTcatttatgtagttttttaaataaaaaattcgtGAGATTAGTAGGAATTCTGTACAGGCAATAGTGTTTTTTTACTTACTATATTCAAAGTGTTTATATTGTTTGGGTTTCCCccatgtaataatttataaactaaatactttttgaaatatatatttagaattagcCTATGTacgatgtaaataaatatttcttttaaccaAAAGCCATACtcataaattgatttttattttgttactaatattaaCTATTATACTACTGCACATTTGTACCGTCTTAATTTTTCTAGAATAAACCTTACAGGTTTATaggtgtttttgtttttgtttgttttttttgctcatatttaatattttatcagtttaagtgtaagaacataaaatatctttaattataaaattacaacaatttatagACTAAAACATACCTTGTCGTACAATCCAAGATAAAAATAGTTAACGCGTTTCGGTATAAAGATAACGTATCCTAATcttaatcatattataaatgcgcaagtgtctttttttgtttgttttgttttcacacgtACACTACTCatccgattgtactgaaattctaCATGGGCATTTTTGCGGTTCCTGGGAGAGTTGTAGGTCCATGCTTATGTCGAAAATTCACACGGACTACGCCCCACTAGTCTTTATAGTAAtggaaaatcccatcttggtctctaaagttgtgtaaaattaatttaatgaacctgttacatataattaactgttctgtgtaaacattttttattatctttaatttgtttacttttataaagaatacattttctaataattaaccTTAACTTTTACcgctgttttagatttcagcgactAGATAAGTACTAATCTAATTAGAAAATaccctaaaacataagaaggtaaGAATTTAACTTCGACGACTCCCTCCTGGTAACTCCCATACAGCTCAAGTAACATTAGAGAATGCTGCGTAACTTTGAAACTAGTAAAATTATTGCCATCACTTGTAGCTCCAAGTCTGATATTACTGAGACAAATAAGattataaagtaacaataatGTGAATCAAAGTGGTTACCaattataatagaaaaacacTGACGGGTGCAACAAAAATGACAAGaacttaatgaaaaatttatataagaactttttcatttattttacgaAACACCCTGTATGTAACACATGTACATCTGCACATACGTTAAATGCATGGAGATGTATGAATAATCTCGGAGAGATCTGCATTAGAACCTCAGGATGTTAACATAAACATTACACAGCAAAATGCGTTGAACGGTAATGGTAGAGGGCCTCCTAAAACAGTTTCCAACCTCTTTCGTTTCAGATTTTGATCGGTTTGAATAGGCTTAAAGTGGTTATAACGATTATTGTAACAGTGGTTTGATCGAAAATGTTTCGGGGTTGGATTCCGAGTTACAATATACCttgatacaataaaattatcCTGTCACCAAAGCTGTGATGACAAGACCATAATGCACTCACTCTTCACTTATTCGCGTAACATCTTCGCCAACAATCCATGAAAGCAAGGTGTATAGGGCTTCTTATAAGCAAGGCATGATAAGAGAGTGTAAGAGTATGAGGGGCAGGAGGGGGAGGGGGTGCAGGGTGCAGCGCGTAATTGGGGTGCGTGACGACGAGTGCGCGCATATTGTGCTGCGACGCATTAGTCATGATTGCCacttgccccccccccccacctctcTACACCCCAACCTTTACTCTAGGTACGATGAGGACTTAGCAAACTTAAACGCTTACAATAATTTGCCAGGACATTCGGTCAAGGTGGAAACCCAACTGTCTGTGCTTTGAACATCTAGTAGACCCAAAGCATAAAATCGCCTAAAGCAACCATTATACGAAGAAAGGAGCTAAAAAAATatcgtattataataaattatataatgagtCAAAAATAGCTGCAGTCAAATACAGTAGGAATAAAAAATTGTGTCAACAAGAGAAGATATTGactaatatgttttacaataaatatgtgcTAATTTAAATCGTTTTCCAGCTTGTTGAATTAG
The Homalodisca vitripennis isolate AUS2020 chromosome 4, UT_GWSS_2.1, whole genome shotgun sequence DNA segment above includes these coding regions:
- the LOC124359737 gene encoding cysteine-rich protein 1-like, with the protein product MPNCPKCEKPVYFAERKTSLGKDWHAACLRCEKCNKTLTPGSHAEHDGKPYCNQPCYAALFGPGGFGRGGAESYVYK